The Amycolatopsis sp. DG1A-15b genome window below encodes:
- a CDS encoding PH domain-containing protein, with product MAYPDDLLSEQEHVVVHSHPHFKMLIFPTLAFLVTVGAGIWLALLAKDAGSPWNTVGLIAIGVVVLVLIVWLFLAPLVRWRTTHFIVTTDRLIAREGVLKRTGIDIPMGRINSVQFEHGLLDRVFGCGTLIIESASDEPLRFEDIPHVEKVHTVIYREVNDNPYDDYRPGAPQQPQQTTPLPPQGRPPRGERRR from the coding sequence GTGGCTTATCCGGACGATTTGCTCAGTGAGCAAGAGCACGTCGTGGTGCACAGTCACCCCCACTTCAAAATGCTGATCTTCCCGACGCTCGCGTTCCTGGTCACCGTGGGCGCCGGCATCTGGCTGGCGCTCCTCGCGAAGGACGCCGGCTCGCCGTGGAACACGGTCGGCCTGATCGCCATCGGGGTCGTGGTGCTCGTGCTGATCGTGTGGCTGTTCCTGGCGCCGCTCGTGCGCTGGCGGACCACCCATTTCATCGTGACGACGGACCGGCTGATCGCCCGCGAGGGCGTCCTCAAGCGCACCGGCATCGACATCCCGATGGGCCGGATCAACAGCGTCCAGTTCGAGCACGGCCTGCTCGACCGGGTCTTCGGCTGCGGCACGCTCATCATCGAGTCGGCGTCGGACGAGCCGTTGCGTTTCGAGGACATCCCGCACGTCGAGAAGGTGCACACGGTCATCTACCGCGAGGTCAACGACAACCCGTACGACGACTACCGGCCGGGTGCCCCGCAGCAGCCCCAGCAGACCACGCCCCTGCCGCCCCAGGGCCGGCCGCCGCGTGGCGAGCGACGCCGCTGA
- a CDS encoding biotin--[acetyl-CoA-carboxylase] ligase — MPEIDAVRLTTALQDRYAKVDVVERTGSTNADLRKALEDGAADRTVLLAEEQTAGVGRRARSWSSPKGAGLYLSVALRPGVPFSVLGSLSVVAGLAVRAAAASVGVDAVLKWPNDVLVDGAKCAGILAEAVAGDDPSIVLGIGLNVLPLGDVQPGPGGLPATSLAEQGATNTDRTDVAVALLTGFDDLERRWRLAGGDLTEAGLLGDYRAHCATLGQDVEVQLPDGTSLTGRAADIDAAGQLQVDVAGGQRHTVFAGDVVHVRPA, encoded by the coding sequence ATGCCCGAGATCGACGCTGTCCGGCTCACCACGGCGCTCCAAGATCGTTACGCGAAGGTCGACGTCGTCGAACGCACCGGCTCCACCAACGCCGACCTGCGGAAAGCGCTCGAAGACGGCGCCGCCGACCGGACCGTCCTGCTCGCCGAGGAGCAGACCGCGGGGGTCGGCCGGCGAGCCCGGTCGTGGAGCTCGCCGAAGGGGGCCGGGCTGTACCTGAGCGTCGCGCTCCGGCCGGGTGTCCCCTTCTCGGTGCTCGGCTCACTGTCCGTCGTCGCCGGGCTCGCCGTCCGCGCGGCCGCTGCGTCCGTCGGAGTGGACGCCGTGCTCAAGTGGCCCAACGACGTCCTGGTCGACGGCGCCAAGTGCGCCGGCATCCTCGCCGAGGCCGTCGCCGGGGACGACCCGTCGATCGTGCTCGGCATCGGCCTCAACGTGCTGCCCCTCGGCGACGTCCAGCCGGGCCCCGGCGGGCTGCCCGCGACGTCGCTGGCCGAGCAGGGCGCCACGAACACCGACCGCACCGACGTCGCCGTCGCGCTGCTCACCGGGTTCGACGACCTCGAGCGGCGCTGGCGCCTCGCCGGCGGCGACCTCACCGAGGCCGGGCTGCTCGGCGACTACCGCGCCCACTGCGCGACCCTCGGCCAGGACGTCGAGGTGCAGCTGCCGGACGGGACGTCGCTGACCGGGCGCGCCGCCGACATCGACGCCGCCGGGCAGCTGCAGGTCGACGTGGCGGGCGGGCAGCGGCACACCGTCTTCGCAGGTGACGTGGTCCACGTGCGTCCGGCCTGA
- a CDS encoding hydroxymethylglutaryl-CoA lyase: MGTRALGLPERVPSAGELPESVTIWEVGPRDGLQNEKAIVPVEVKLEFLDRLAGAGLTTLEATSFVHPKWVPQLADAEQLLARLDRRQGVRYPVLVPNEKGLNRALEAGVEHIAIFASATETFARKNLNSSLDDQFAMFEPVVTRAREAGLAVRGYLSMCFGDPWEGVVPAKQVAAAGRRLLDMGCSQLSLGDTIGVAAAGQVEALIGLFGDVGTLAVHFHDTYGQALANTLAALRCGVSTVDSSAGGLGGCPYAESATGNLATEDLVWMLEGLGVATGVNLDALVAASVWMAGQLGRPSPSRVVAALC, translated from the coding sequence ATGGGCACGCGCGCACTGGGCCTGCCCGAACGGGTCCCCTCGGCGGGGGAGCTGCCGGAGTCCGTCACGATCTGGGAGGTCGGCCCGCGCGACGGGCTGCAGAACGAGAAGGCGATCGTCCCGGTCGAGGTCAAGCTGGAGTTCCTCGACCGCCTCGCGGGCGCCGGGCTCACCACGCTGGAGGCGACCAGCTTCGTCCACCCGAAGTGGGTGCCGCAGCTCGCCGACGCCGAGCAGCTGCTGGCCCGGCTCGACCGCCGCCAAGGCGTCCGGTACCCGGTGCTGGTCCCGAACGAGAAGGGCCTGAACCGGGCCCTCGAAGCCGGCGTCGAGCACATCGCGATCTTCGCCAGCGCGACGGAGACGTTCGCGCGCAAGAACCTCAACTCCTCGCTCGACGACCAGTTCGCGATGTTCGAGCCGGTCGTCACGCGGGCCCGGGAAGCGGGCTTGGCCGTCCGCGGATACCTCTCGATGTGCTTCGGCGACCCCTGGGAAGGCGTCGTGCCGGCGAAGCAGGTCGCCGCCGCCGGCCGCCGCCTGCTGGACATGGGGTGCTCGCAGCTCTCGCTGGGCGACACCATCGGCGTCGCGGCGGCCGGGCAGGTCGAAGCGCTCATCGGGCTCTTCGGCGATGTCGGCACTTTGGCCGTGCACTTCCACGACACCTACGGTCAAGCTCTCGCCAACACGCTCGCGGCGCTCCGATGTGGAGTGTCGACTGTGGACTCTTCGGCGGGCGGGCTCGGCGGCTGCCCGTACGCCGAATCGGCCACCGGCAACCTGGCGACCGAGGACCTGGTGTGGATGCTGGAGGGTCTCGGGGTGGCCACCGGTGTCAACCTGGACGCGCTGGTGGCGGCCAGCGTGTGGATGGCGGGACAGCTCGGCCGCCCGAGCCCGTCCCGCGTGGTCGCCGCACTGTGTTGA